Within Triticum dicoccoides isolate Atlit2015 ecotype Zavitan chromosome 1B, WEW_v2.0, whole genome shotgun sequence, the genomic segment TGaaagttcttttttttttttttttgcttaagGGAGTTGGATTACTGTATGTTGGATTATTCAGAGAGAATATTTGGTGCCATTTTGTTTCCCCGATCTCAGGGATGCCGGGATCTAAAATTTGTCACTAGGAAAAACTGCAGCAAAAACAGACAGTTTCAGGTCTAGACCGTGTGCACTAGTTAGCTGCACGTCAGGGCTTTGTTAAGCTAGTTAGTCATACCCCAGTAGGTCGCGGAGAAATCTCATGGCGTCATATTTGACATATTGTAGCGCAGAGAGGGCACCTCACTTTTCAAGGTCTTTGTTCTTTTCTTTGAATCGTCTGAAACCACTGCCATGTGTTGATATTATGTTGTGATAGAACATGTGTGTATTGTTTGCCTCAATCCTGTGTAATGGTGTATATATTGAAACACGTCTTGATGGCATATCTCTTTACATAATTTTGCAACACTTCTTCTGCGCTGTGCTGCCTCACGAGTTTTGTGGTGTTGGATGGAGATTGGAGAGtccttttgttgtttccttttcagaTTGTAGGAACTGCTTGCAATTATCCCCTTTTGGGCACTGCTACAAATTTGCACCAATATTTTGTATCTAGATCGCGTCTATTCAAGTTTGTATAGTAAGAATGATCGTGTTAACTCACGGAAACCCTGAACCATGACTTCATATGATTATTATTATTTAGTTTGTAATGTATCCTTTGCCGGGGAGTTAACAAACTTTTCATGGAATTTCAACTCAGAAATTCTGGAACAATCACAGCAATGTAATGTACTCCCTCTTTAAACTAATATAAGCtgttttagatcactactttagtgatctaataaAATGTCTTGTATTAGCTTacagaggtactccctccgtccggaaatacttgtcatcgaagtggataaaaaaggatgtatctagatgtattttagttctagatacatctctttttatccattttgatgacgagtatttctggacggagggagtagtagattatAACTGGGATTGCAAGCTCTGGTATAGGCTTTTATGGTTTTGAATTAGCAATAGCATTATGGTGCTGTTTTGAATTAGGCACACTTGTTAACTCCAGTATAGGTCATCGTCATGTTAACCTTGTTTTCTCTGTAACAGGTGGTGATTGACTTCACTGCATCATGGTGCGGACCATGCCGCATTATGGCTCCAATTTTCGCTGATCTCGCCAAGAAGTTCCCAGCTGCTGTTTTCCTCAAGGTCGACGTTGATGAACTGAAGGTAATGGAACTGACAGCGCTGGTTACAGAGTATCCTCGTACAGATTCAGAGCTGTGTTACTAACAAAGCCTTTTGTGTTGTTTAAACAGCCCATTGCTGAGCAATTCAGCGTGGAGGCCATGCCAACCTTCCTGTTCATGAAGGAAGGAGATGTCAAGGACAGGGTTGTCGGAGCTATCAAGGAGGAACTGACGACCAAGGTTGGGCTACACGCGGCCCAGTAATCACCTACCGGAGTAGCATTCGCCTAAATAAAATTGCCGCTCAACAAGTAGTGCCTCTAATGGCACCTTATATCCTGTGTACTGCTTGTTACTTGTTGGTTTATGGATAATGGTGAATCAAGTGTGACTTTATTCGGTAAATGGTTGATTTTCGTAAGGAGCTGATCGAATTCAGTTGTTCGGCTATAGGCTATggctattgtgatatcccaagtgaTTAGCATGTGAAATTGCTATGATACTTGAATCCATGTCATCTCAAGCCTGTACATTGTTGCTCTCTTGACTCTTGATCTGTGTCAACAGCCTGATTCTGTGGCGAACTAGCATGTGGAGACGACGAGCAAAGATGAGAGATCGTATGTTGGGAGATGAAAACACGCA encodes:
- the LOC119348915 gene encoding thioredoxin H-type; the encoded protein is MAASAATATATATAAAVGAGEVISVHSLEQWTMQIEEANAAKKLVVIDFTASWCGPCRIMAPIFADLAKKFPAAVFLKVDVDELKPIAEQFSVEAMPTFLFMKEGDVKDRVVGAIKEELTTKVGLHAAQ